From the Rhinoderma darwinii isolate aRhiDar2 chromosome 12, aRhiDar2.hap1, whole genome shotgun sequence genome, one window contains:
- the LOC142664402 gene encoding germ cell nuclear acidic protein-like, with product MFRYSSLTRLFQEPNSPFSFLQKETRRQERPINNCFLRDLTSPRSKYVTNFHQHKQELTRRLYEFYNQSVFDNQLPEHMDISWNKRLRKTCGRTGFLNNNEDRSAIIQLSDKVCDSAERVKNTLIHEMCHAACWIIDGRAEDCHGRLWKFYCEEANLAHPELPPITQHHDYEIHYPVVYECSGCQFRVGRWTESLDTERFLCGSCHNTMVLVTKN from the exons ATGTTTCGTTATTCCAGTCTCACCCGCCTATTCCAAG AGCCCAATTCTCCATTCAGCTTTTTGCAGAAGGAGACAAG GAGACAGGAGCGTCCCATCAATAACTGTTTCCTGAGAGACCTGACTTCTCCCAGATCCAAATATGTGACCAATTTCCATCAGCACAAACAGGAGCTGACAAGACGTCTGTACGAGTTCTACAACCAGAGCGTCTTTGACAATCAG CTTCCTGAACACATGGACATCAGCTGGAATAAAAGGCTGAGAAAAACATGCGGTCGCACCGGCTTCCTTAATAACAATGAGGATCGCAGCGCCATTATCCAACTATCGGACAAAGTCTGCGATTCTGCAG AACGAGTTAAAAACACATTGATCCATGAGATGTGTCACGCTGCCTGCTGGATCATCGATGGACGAGCGGAGGATTGCCATGGCCGGCTATGGAAGTTCTACTGTGAGGAGGCCAACCTGGCTCACCCTGAGCTGCCACCCATTACACAACACCATGATTATGAGATCCACTACCCGGTGGTCTATGAATGCTCAGGGTGCCAATTCAG AGTTGGACGATGGACAGAGTCTCTTGACACCGAGAGGTTTCTGTGTGGCTCCTGTCACAACACGATGGTCCTCGTGACCAAGAACTGA